The Primulina huaijiensis isolate GDHJ02 chromosome 10, ASM1229523v2, whole genome shotgun sequence region aattgatccatctcacagataaagattcatgagaccgtatAAAAAAGACATACTCATCAATTAAATATTAGTTAGACTAAAAAGGGACATGATTATCTTCCTAAACGAGTGAGGAATAGAAATATTAACATTTACATATAGATAtacattatttttctaaaatatttttttttacaaatccAAGTTCGTTTGTTTTTAATGGTTAATATATTCCAACAAAaacttatatattatatatagtaataaataACAAATTCTTTGATTTTTCCCACAACCCTAAAATCTTTAATCACTCTCAAATATGCAGAAAGGAAAGCAGCATGAAACGAACGACATTCATCGTCACCAAAATCCATGAACAACTTGATTGCAAGCATCTTTGATCCACTTAAAGCTCTTCCTCAAAGAACCCTTCATCTTGCCTTCCATTCCATAAGCTTTGTAACCTGCAACTCTCTTCTTTCTCTGCAACTCAGGATCAACGTTGAAACTCCAGCTCCTAGAAGAAGACAAACCACCATTGATTTTTCTGTTCTTGTTTCCCTTCTTGGTTTTCAAATCCTTAAATTTATGATCCAGATGGGGTGGATTGTAATTCGAAGTGCTGTAACTCCTCAGATCATGAATGCTGCTTTGCTTCTGCATCACcctttctttgtttgatttgGATCTTGAAAGTTTCTCCATTTTAATGgtggaagtatttgaaataaaGACAAGGAAAACACATAGAGATTGTAAAGAGAAATCGGAGAAAAGGATTTTCTTGGGATTTGCTTTGAGTTGAGGATTTTCAACAACGGGTTGGATAAATTGTTGGGTGTGTATATATGGAGGTTCGAGTTTTTATTGTGGTAGCTTTGATTTGAATAgctctattgtgagacggtctcacgaatctttatttgtgagatgagtattcaaaataaaaaataatacttttagcataaaaagtaatattttttcatggatgatctaaataagagatccgtctcacaaaatacgacccgtgagaccgtctcacacaaattttgtcCTTTGATTTTCTGCAATTTTACTTTGAGATTGTGATGGTTGTGTATATTATTGTTAACTATTTGAATTTTCTTTAGTTTTGgcggatttttttaatttcttattttttaaattgagtTGCAGACAGATTTTCAAAGTTTGAATTATGTGCATGTTATGGCCATGTGTGTGGAGATACATGCCACATGTCGTAGGTTGATTGTTCATTTTCATGTAATTATTCAAATCAATGACAATGGCATGTATCAACTAATCCAGTCGATCCGTgagtttttcatatttgaaattattgaatttaaattgaatttgaatatgtttaaatttttcaaGTAAAAATCATCCCATTTATTTTGTTCGGTAATTGACAAATCGCTCACGATCTTTGATATTTTATGGGCAATTTGGAGAAAAATACATCTGCCtatgatttatttaagattcagtacacatcatttttttttgtattttaataccTGACAAAAGACCAACTTAGTTTTTATTACATGTTTCATGTATTTTTACCTTTTTAcccttttaattaataaaaaattatataaatacatattttagtTGGTCATCTTCTCTTTCCACCCATCATTCccgatgcatttggatgacatgtaaattgaatttaaatattttttatttaaaaaaaacaaattcgcaactaattaaactttttcaaatacttagttttacttacgaaatacttaatttcaattttaaaatacttgatttagtaaatgaaatactcagaatgtgtattaaaatactgaatattcgaatatgcaacgcaagttcaccaaatgctcgTATTTCCATCTAAGATTCATTTGAATGACAtgttcatttaattatttttttattgttaaaaaaacaaattcgcaactaagcattgaactttttcaagtacttagttttacttgcgaatatctaatttcaattttaaaatacttgatttggtaaatgagatactctgaatgggtattaaaatactggatattcgaatatgcaatgtaagttcaccaaatgctcACATTCCATCCaatccaagatgcatttggatgacatgttcatttcatttaattattttttttagttttttattgttaaaaaattcgcaactaagcgttgaacattttgaagtacttacttttatttgcgaaatagctaatttcaatttcaaatacttgatttggtaattgagatacttataaaaattaataaaatactaaatattCTAGTAGAcaatgtaagttcaccaagtgctcgcatttctatccaagatgcatttgatgacatgtacatttaaattaaatattttttaatttttaaaagaaaaacaaattcgcaactaagcattgaaccttttgaagtacttagttttacttgtgaaatacctaatttcaattttaaaatacttgatttggtaaatgaaatactcagaatgagtattaaaatacttgatattagaatatgcaacgtaagttcaccaaatgctcACATTTCCATTCAAGATGcatggatgacatgttcattttatttaattattttttttattgttaaaaaaaacaaattcgtaactaatcattgaactttttcaagtacttagttttacttgcgaaatacctaatttgaatttaaaatacttgatttggtaaatgagatactcagaatgagtattaaaatactggatattcgaatatgcaacgtaagttcacccaGTGCTcacatttccatccaagatacatttggatgacatgttcaattaaaattcagtacctacccataattttttagaaatcaataTCAGACAAATCTATACATTTAGTTTTAACTACCCATAAAGCAAACTTTACGTTTTTaccctttattatttaaataaatatattattttatccacaaaaattatatcatttttctccatttaaaatataattttaacaaaatattgtttctcaattatcatggaataaaagtaaatacttattttgacatacaaagtatctattatggggtttcagatacttgatttcgctctttgaatacttcaaatatataagaaaatactatattttctagcattcaccataaattcagtcattgttggtcttttcatgaaaaatgcattaggatgacttattcatatcattttatttttttaaaaaaaacataggtcatcactcatcatgaaataagattaagtatttattttgaccaacaaaatacctattttggagTTTCAAATGCttgatttttctctttaaatactccaaacgtgtaagaaaatactggttcttcgagctatcacaataaattcaataattgttggtattttcataaaaaatgcattaagatgacttattcatgtcatctaatttttgaaaaaacacagtttctcactcattgttgaattagaaaaattacttattttgatcgataaaatacctattttcgggttccaaatatttgatttggctatttgaatatttcaaatgtgtaagaaaacacttaagtttcaagtaatattaagtgactttttgattgtgtcatttgtgaagttaaaatatgATACTTAAATTGATACACAGAGTATCTAATTAGAgtatataaatacatgattttacctcgtaaatactcatatccaatatataatttgaagttaatataaagtgacaccgatgatgatattcgtgaagcaaaaatatgatacctaaattaatacaaataatacataatccgagttcacaaacacttgattttaccttttaaatactcaaatttgattgagtatgtcaaaatatataatttgaagataatattgaatattttttgatgatgagatttgtgaataaaaaacgtgctacctaaattggtacaaataatacctaatttgatttctcatatacttgattttacacTTTCATTGTCTAAGGACTGtatttctcaattattattCTCAGTTATTCAATTTTTAGCAGCGATACTTCAAATGATTGTTTACTACTacgattattaaataaaaactcaatgaaatggttcaaggattaaatgatgaaataaataagctagaatgattgattaaagttcgacgagaaatgaatttgttgagaATTTCGGTTCACCTATCTTTCGCTAATTTACTTAATTCGTTCGACAATTATCTATACTTTCGACGAGATTTCATATCCAATTGAACACGCCCTCTCAAGCTATGTCAAACTAATTCAACTCAGtaaagtaattaaatctctttaattatttatcaatggTGAATTGCATGTTGTTTTATTAAATCCCATAGCTTTCAACCTactggactatgactatcgacgtatatccgacttcatatttatttgtaaattgtaaatccacggattatgctactcgttcctatcacgggCTATTCTCTCGAAGAACATTGTCCGGAAATCTTCAAATCTTTGCTCTAagtatttttttctctttcaaaGCTTTGTGGCTGCTGAAAAGTCcttgaacatgtcatccaaatgcatcttggatgaaaacgcgagcacttggtgaacttgcGTTACAtatcgaatatccagtattttaatactcattataagtatctcatttaccaaatcaagtattttaaaactgaaattaggtatttcgcaagcaaaactaagtacttgacaaagttcaatacttagttgcgaatttgtatttttttaacaatttaaaaaactattaaatgaaatgaacatgtcatccaaatgtatcttggatggaaatgtgagcacttggtgaacttacgttgtatattcgaatatccagtattttaatactcattctgagtatctcatttaccaaatcaagtattttaaaattgaaattaggtatctcgcaagtaaaattaagtacttgaaaaagttcaatgattagttacgaatttgtttttttaacaataaaaaaataattaaatgaaatgaacatgtcatccaaatacaTCTCGGATGGAAATGTgagcatttggtgaacttacgttgcatattctaatatccagtattttaatacacattctgggtatttcatttaccaaatcaagtgttttaaaattgaaattaggtatgtcgcaagtaaaactaagtatttcaaaaagttcaatgcttagttgcgaatttgtttttttttttttaaattaaaaaatatttaatttaaatgtacatggcatctaaatgcatcttggatagaaatgcgagcacttggtgaacttacattgtctactagaatatccagtattttattaacttttatgagtatctcaattaccaaatcaagtatttaaaattgaaattaggtatttcgcaaataaAAGTAAGTACTTCAAAATATTCAGGatgcttagttgcgaatttttttttaaaaaaataattaaatgaaatgaacatgttatCCAAATGTACCTTGGATAGAAATGCAAACACtgggtgaacttacgttgcatattcgaatatccagtattttaatactcattctgagtatctcatttaccaaatcaagtattttaaaattgaaattagataTGTCGCaaataaaactaagtacttgaaaaagttcaatgattagttacgaatttgttttttttttttaacaataaaaaaaataattaaatgaaaagaacatgtcatccaaatgcatcttggatggaaatgtgagcatttggtgaacttacgtttcATATTCTAAAtccaatattttaatacacattttgagtatttcatttaccaaatcaagtgttttaaaattgaaattaggtatttcgaaGTAAAATTAAGTACTTCAAAAAGTGTGAAAATTAAGTACTTTAAAAAGTTCATTacttagttgcgaatttgtttttcttttaaaaattaaaaaatatttaatttaaatgtatatgtcATCTAAAGCATCTAGGAtagaaatgcgagcacttggtgaaaTTACATTGTCTActagaatatccagtattttattaacttttatgagtatctcaattaccaaatcaaatatttaaaattgaaattagctatttcgcaaataaaagtaaatacttcaaaatgttcaatgcttagttgcgaattttttaaaaataaaaaaataaaaaataattaaatgaaatgaacatgtcatccaaatgcatcttggatggaatgcgagcatttggtgaacttatattgcatattcgaatatccagtattttaattagttgcgagtttgattttttttttttaaaataaaaaatatttaatttcaatttacATGTCATCCAAATCCATCGGGAATGATGAGTGGAAAAAGAAGATGACCAactaaaatatgtatttatataattttttattaattaaaagagTAAAAAGGTAAAAATGCATGAAACATGTAGTAAAAACTAAGTTGGTCTTTTGTCAggtattaaaatacaaaaaaaaaattgatgagtactgaatcttaaataaattataggcaaatgtatttttctccaaattacccatattttattaatattaatataattaaaaattaaattgatatatatttagcttttaataaaatagtttgtGAATATATCCAAATTTTAAGTCGAACTTGATCTTTTATTCGAACCGAATTTGAGCaaaaaaaatgagaatttttttatgtagGAATCAAAATTCGATTCGAGCCTCAAAATTTACATTATATTCAATTCAATTCTGTTCATTTATATCTTTGAACCAGCAAAGACTACAAGATTCTACTCAAAATGATATGGTATATATAATGTTTTGaatgtttcttttaaaaataaatgttttataatatcatgtctagtatatatttttatgggtTTTGAGCGAATATCAAACgagaaattatatgatattGTATCTTATAGAATCAATGATTATTTAGACCACATATACTATTAGAATtcataatatttacaaattgtaattattacatgatatgtatattaaagTTAAATTCCTATCTATTATGTTAAGTATCATTTAGATTCATAGATATCAAACtcatttgatttcaaatatattcaaaagtatttttgtaattttaaaaaaaattaacataaacttcaaattcatcACTTAGAATGAATTTCAATCAACTTCACTCAACACTAAATGCATTTGAAATACATTCTACTTTATGTAACAAATttgtaaattaataaaatatatacttaaaattttatctattttttgaaTCTCAAATTAAATCTCTCCAAATGTTCCAAATTATCATATGTTGTGTATGCGATCTTGCATTCTAAATCATAAGTTCGTTATaaactatattaattttttgttaaagAAGGGTTCTCCTTTGGTAGAAGTATGTCATGAAATTACTGCATGATAAGTTTGAGAAAAGGCTAATGGGAATTTGCGTACGAGAGAAGGAAAATTCAGAAGGTTTTGTGAACCTCAAAGTAAATGTAATTGTAAATTTGTGCGATCTGATCTAACACGACAAGGTACTAAAGTAGATCAAATGACAACTGCTGAATGGCATTAAAGAAAATCAGAACAAAATGCAAAATAAACTCcattaaattaaaacaaaatttggtTAAAAATTGAATTAAGGTACAAAAATACTACCTAGAGACCAAAATTTGCATTAGTATTATGCCCACAAGAATGGTCATGCATTCCATTTCACCTTGGGAAACAATTATCTTTGCAAAACGAATCAACAAGAAAATAGAGCTCGTTAAGATGAGAAAATACCTCGAAGGACCTCAAAGAAGATCACCAACGTTGGACGGGAGTTCTTCAATGACAACATTGTAGAATTTTTGAATATCATGCACCATTTTCTCATCATCCGCAGTCAAGAAATTTATGGAGACTCCTTTTCTTCCAAATCTTCCACTTCTCCCAATACGATGCAAATAATTCTCTGGCTGAGTAGGAAGATCATAGTTTATGACCAGAGATACTTGCTGCACATCTATCCCACGAGCCAAGAGATCAGTTGTGATAAGGACACGAGACGAGCCAGAGCGAAATTCACGCATGATAATGTCCCGAGTGTTCTGGTCCATGTCTCCATGTGTTGCCGAGACAGTGTGGTCACGGCTTCGCATTTTGTCAGTCAGCCAATCTACCTTTCGTCTTGTGTTCACAAAGATGACACTCTGGGTGATGGCCAGTGTTTCATAAAGATCGCAGAGAGTTTCTAACTTCCAATCTTCCTTTTCAACATTCACGTAGAATTGCTTGATACCCTCGAGAGTTAGCTCATCCCGTTTCACCAAAATTCGAACAGGCTTGTTCATGAACTTCCTGGTAATTTCGAGGGCTTCAGGAGGCATTGTGGCAGAGAATACCCCGATTTGAACTTTAGATGGCAGCAACTGGAAGATGTCATATATCTGGCAGTACAGGAGTCTAAGCATCAATATGACTGGCCCAGAATGATAAAAAGAGTCGTAACCAGTGACAAACACGACCAGAAGTCTATATCTAGGCACAGATCTAACGACGTCAAAGTGAAATGAATACCCtctcaataaaaataaatttcaaattttatgtatgaataaattttcttcaaattttatgttttacccttaaaataaatttagtgCCCTCGTTCCGAATCCCGGATATGCCCCTGTGTATATTAGTATATGTACATACTTTTGTAAATACCCACTTTGTTGGGTAATCTGAGAGCATAATGAAACCAGATATAGACATACCTGATCCTTAAAACCTCGAGACAGCATTTCATCTGCTTCATCCAACACAAACATTCTGATGTAATCAGCACGAAGTGACTGTCTACGCAGCATGTCAAACACACGACCAGGGGTACCGACAACGACATGAACACCAGCTGACAAAATACGCTGGTCCTCACGAACACTAGTTCCACCAACGCAAGCATGGACCTTCACGCCAAGGTAgtcaccaagtgctcgcatgACCTTCTCGATTTGTTGAGCAAGTTCTCTTGTGGGTGCCAAAACCAAGGCCTGGCATTGAGTTAAACCATAATCAAGCTGCTGCAATATGCCTGAACAGAAGGTTGCAGTTTTCCCTGTTCCAGACTGAGCCTGCTGAATAACATCGAGTCCCTTACAGAATGGAACAATTCCTCTCTGCTGGATTGCAGATGGTTTCTCGAAACCTGTATGAGTAAAAGTCCAAGGATTAAAAGGTTAAATTTCTACCTCATCCCAGAAGAAGCCCAGAACAAGCAGAGTCTATGCAATGAACTAGATTTGACTTATAGCTGATCCATGGATGAGCTCCACAAGAAATCATTATAAGCTATGTCATGTTGCTGAATTTAAAATAGACGTGTAGAAAATGTCATGTTGCTGAATTTAAAATACACGTGTAGAAGTTATGTCATGTTGctgaatttaaaatatgtgtgtATCATGGACATACCATAAGCATAAATGCCTCTAAGGAGGTTCTCTTGGAGATTCATGACATCAAAACTATCGTATATTTCATCATAAGATGTGAAAAATTCTTGTCCATCGGCTTGGAGCCTGCaccaaaaaataaacatataaataatctATCCAAGTATATGACCATTTACTTGGTTTCAAGTACTCCATCGAACATCTGgggaaaacataaaaaaaaggaATCATGCATAATCTGAAAGAGAAAGGTA contains the following coding sequences:
- the LOC140986677 gene encoding eukaryotic initiation factor 4A-8-like produces the protein MAGLAPEGSQFDARQYDSKMNELLQADGQEFFTSYDEIYDSFDVMNLQENLLRGIYAYGFEKPSAIQQRGIVPFCKGLDVIQQAQSGTGKTATFCSGILQQLDYGLTQCQALVLAPTRELAQQIEKVMRALGDYLGVKVHACVGGTSVREDQRILSAGVHVVVGTPGRVFDMLRRQSLRADYIRMFVLDEADEMLSRGFKDQIYDIFQLLPSKVQIGVFSATMPPEALEITRKFMNKPVRILVKRDELTLEGIKQFYVNVEKEDWKLETLCDLYETLAITQSVIFVNTRRKVDWLTDKMRSRDHTVSATHGDMDQNTRDIIMREFRSGSSRVLITTDLLARGIDVQQVSLVINYDLPTQPENYLHRIGRSGRFGRKGVSINFLTADDEKMVHDIQKFYNVVIEELPSNVGDLL